Sequence from the Deltaproteobacteria bacterium genome:
GCCTTTTATTTCTGATTATATGGAAGGGAAAACGCCCAATCCCTGTGTGTTGTGCAACAGTGAAATGAAATTTGATCTCCTTATTGAAAAGGCGGCCCACCTTGGTGCCGATTATCTCGCAACGGGGCATTATGCTATTATCGAGCGTGACGAGAGCTGCCAGCGGTATATTCTGAAAAAGGGGAGAGATGAGAGTAAGGACCAGAGCTACTTTCTCTTTTCCATGACCGGGGAACAGCTATCGAAGGTGATCTTTCCTCTTGGCAGTTATGTGAAGGATGAAGTGAGAGAAATTTTAAGAGGCGCCCGTATTACCATTGCCGACAAGGAAGAGAGCCAGGATATCTGTTTTGTAGAAGAGGGGAACTATTCGGCTTTTATTGATAAAAATAGCGCTGTCAGTCCAGTCAAAAAAGGCAGGATAGTTTCTCAATGGGGAGAAGTGCTGGGTGAACATGAGGGGATTTACCGGTTTACCATGGGACAGCGCAGAGGCCTCGGCATTTCATCGGATAGACGATTGTATGTTACCGGCTTCGATTATAAAAATAATTATGTCATTGTTGGAGATGAAGAGGATTTAATGTCTCCCGGTCTTATTGCATGTAATGTGAACTGGATTTCAATGGAAGATCTTGACCGTGAGATAGAAGCATCGGTGAAAATCAGGTATAGCCGGGATGACCATAAAGCAACACTCTCTCCTCTTGGGAATGGAAGGGTAAAAGTCTCTTTTGCCGATGCCCAGCGGGCGGTGACACCGGGGCAGGCGGTTGTTTTTTTCAGAGATGATGAGATTCTCGGTGGCGGCTGGATTGAGAAAGCTGCAAAATGAAGCAGGCCTCGCTCATAACATTGGGTTGCAAGGTCAATTCCTATGATACGGCTGTCATCTGGGAAGGGCTCGAGAAAAAAGGCTACCGCCTTTCCGACAGGGTGGAATGGGCTCATGTTTACGTCATTAATACCTGCACCGTAACGAACAGCGCCGGTTCTCAGGCCAGGCAGATAATCAGGAAGGTAAAAAGATTAAATCCCTCCTCACTTGTTGTCGTTACGGGCTGTTATGCCCAGGTAAGTCCTGATGAAGTGGCTGCTGTTGAAGGCGTCGATTATGTTGTTGGAAACCAGGAAAAGAGCAGAATTTTTGATATTTTAGAAAAAGAGGGTCCTCAGCGTGATTCCAGGGTAGAAGTCGGAAACATTTTTAAGGTAAAAGAGATTGACTCTAAACCCATATCGGGCTTTAACGGCAGAAGCAGGGCCTTTCTCAAGATCCAGGATGGTTGTGAGGCCTTTTGCACTTATTGTATTGTCCCCTATGCCAGGGGGAGAAGCAGAAGTCAGTTGCCTGAAAGTGTAGAGGAGCAGGTTCTTGCCCTTGCCGGTAACGGGTTTAGTGAAATTGTTCTCACAGGAATACACCTTGGAGCTTACGGCCTCGACCTTGAAGAGAAAACAAGCCTCCTCGGCCTGCTTAAAAGACTTGATGCGCTTCCCCTTAATATGCGTTTTCGCATCAGTTCCGTCGAACCGACGGAGATAGACGATGAAATGCTCGAATTTCTTGTTTCATCAAAAAAAATATGCAGGCATCTCCATATTCCCCTTCAAAGCGGTGATGATGATACGCTTAAGCAGATGGATAGAAAATATGATACTGCCTTCTACCGGTCAAAAATAGAAAAGATACATAAAAGCTGGAAAGGGGTATCCATCGGTATCGATATTATGGCCGGTTTTCCCGGTGAGTCTGAAGAGGCCTTTCAAAAGAGCTATAATTTTATAAAAGACCTTCCCGCAGCCTATCTTCACGTATTTCCCTATTCAAAGAGAAAGGGAACACCGGCTGCCGCCATGACAGATCACATCAATCCCTCTGTCATAAAAGAGAGATGCGCCGTGTTAAGAGATCTTGGTAATAAGAAAAAAAATGCCTTTTGCCGTAGTAATATAGGGAAAAGGCTGACTGTTCTGGCCATTGGTGAGAAGGAGGGATATTTGAAAGCTCTCTCTGATAATTATCTTGAGATTATGATCAGCTGCAATCCTGTTGATGATCCTCTGCCATTTAGTGTAAAAGTCACGGAACTTATTGATTTTACCTGCTATGGGGAGCTTGTTTAAGCTTTTTTTACGTTATCTTGTTGTTGACTGGCGCAAAAGTTGCAGATATAATGCGCAAAAACTTGCTAAGTATAAGGTTTAATGACAAAAATAATCTCATATCTTCTCTTTCTTTCCTGCATTTTGTTTCTGCCTGCCATTGCCCTTGCCGATAGTTTTAGTGACAGGCAGGAGTGGAATACCTATCTTAAAGATTCGAGTCATTCTTTGAGGGCTTACGGAAGCCTTGCCTTGCCGCTTGAACAAAAATGGTTTTTTGAAGCGGGAGATGCTATCTACTCTTCGCCTGTTGCTGCTGATGGAAAAGTCTGTTTTGGCTCTCATGACGGCAATCTTTACTGTCTCGATGCAAAAACGGGAAAAATGCTCTGGAAATTCATAACCGATGGCAAGATTTCGGCCTCTCCGCTTATTAAGGATGGCAAATGTTTTGTCGGTTCTGCTGACGGAATGTTTTATGCCGTCGATTTGGAAAGCGGCAACCTTCTGTGGAAATACCGCACCGGTGAAGGAATTTTTTCATCGGCTTCAGAGTTTCTGGGTAAAGTATTTTTCGGTTCCAATGACAGGCATCTTTATTCTCTTGATATGGAAACGGGAAAGCTCGCCTGGAAAAGGGAATTGCCTGATTACAAGTACGGGGGAGTCTATTCTTCTCCTGCTATAGTGGGGGAAGTAATCTATATAGCTGATAAAAAGGGGAATATATTTTGCATTTATGCTCAATCGGGGCAAATCAAGTGGCAGGCCAGGGCGGGAAGCGCCATTTATTCGTCACCTGCAATTTCCGGCGGGATACTGATTATTGGTTCTTACGATGAGCATGTTTACGCATTTAACAGGGAAAATGGAAAGCTGCTCTGGAAGAGCAGGTTGCCTGACTGGATATATTCAACGCCCCTTATTCTGGAGCACGTTGCCGTTGTGGGAGTAAAAGATGGATATCTTTATGCGCTCAATATAAATGATGGAACGCCGGTATGGAAGCTTGATATGAGTGGTCGTATCAGCGCTTCGCCTATTCTTATTGGAAAATATATTTTTGTTGCTTCGGAGAAAGGAAGGCTTGCGCTTATTGATTCCCTCATTGGCGTAGAGAAGTGGGGGACCAGCATAGCGCAGGGAATCCACGGCACACCTGCAATTTATGATGGTTGGCTGTACATTCCGGGCAAAAAAGGGACTTTTTTTGGATTTAGCGGGCCATAATTATGATAGTTAATATTTCCAGGTTGGTTGCAGTCTTATTTATTCTGCTTATTCCCTTCTGCGTTTTTGCTGAAGCCCCCCCCCAGCCTGTCTCTGCTGAAAGCAATGCCGCAAGTTCAGATAAAAGGGCAGAAACTGTAACTGCCGCCGGGGCGGAAGCTAAACCTTCTGAAGAGGGTACTTCGGCGCCTGCCGGAGACGCGCCGGTACCTCCTGCCGGGGATGATGATGTTACCATTAGAGTTGAGGAAAAGGTTGTTGTTGTTGAAAACCCTCATACTGCCGGAGAAAAG
This genomic interval carries:
- the mnmA gene encoding tRNA 2-thiouridine(34) synthase MnmA translates to MNIDKKKRIAVAMSGGVDSSAAALILKNEGYDVIGISMKLWEGSSKARKSCCSLEDFRDARRVADIIGIPYYVVNMQNDFMERVIKPFISDYMEGKTPNPCVLCNSEMKFDLLIEKAAHLGADYLATGHYAIIERDESCQRYILKKGRDESKDQSYFLFSMTGEQLSKVIFPLGSYVKDEVREILRGARITIADKEESQDICFVEEGNYSAFIDKNSAVSPVKKGRIVSQWGEVLGEHEGIYRFTMGQRRGLGISSDRRLYVTGFDYKNNYVIVGDEEDLMSPGLIACNVNWISMEDLDREIEASVKIRYSRDDHKATLSPLGNGRVKVSFADAQRAVTPGQAVVFFRDDEILGGGWIEKAAK
- the mtaB gene encoding tRNA (N(6)-L-threonylcarbamoyladenosine(37)-C(2))-methylthiotransferase MtaB; translation: MKQASLITLGCKVNSYDTAVIWEGLEKKGYRLSDRVEWAHVYVINTCTVTNSAGSQARQIIRKVKRLNPSSLVVVTGCYAQVSPDEVAAVEGVDYVVGNQEKSRIFDILEKEGPQRDSRVEVGNIFKVKEIDSKPISGFNGRSRAFLKIQDGCEAFCTYCIVPYARGRSRSQLPESVEEQVLALAGNGFSEIVLTGIHLGAYGLDLEEKTSLLGLLKRLDALPLNMRFRISSVEPTEIDDEMLEFLVSSKKICRHLHIPLQSGDDDTLKQMDRKYDTAFYRSKIEKIHKSWKGVSIGIDIMAGFPGESEEAFQKSYNFIKDLPAAYLHVFPYSKRKGTPAAAMTDHINPSVIKERCAVLRDLGNKKKNAFCRSNIGKRLTVLAIGEKEGYLKALSDNYLEIMISCNPVDDPLPFSVKVTELIDFTCYGELV
- a CDS encoding PQQ-binding-like beta-propeller repeat protein, encoding MTKIISYLLFLSCILFLPAIALADSFSDRQEWNTYLKDSSHSLRAYGSLALPLEQKWFFEAGDAIYSSPVAADGKVCFGSHDGNLYCLDAKTGKMLWKFITDGKISASPLIKDGKCFVGSADGMFYAVDLESGNLLWKYRTGEGIFSSASEFLGKVFFGSNDRHLYSLDMETGKLAWKRELPDYKYGGVYSSPAIVGEVIYIADKKGNIFCIYAQSGQIKWQARAGSAIYSSPAISGGILIIGSYDEHVYAFNRENGKLLWKSRLPDWIYSTPLILEHVAVVGVKDGYLYALNINDGTPVWKLDMSGRISASPILIGKYIFVASEKGRLALIDSLIGVEKWGTSIAQGIHGTPAIYDGWLYIPGKKGTFFGFSGP